In Glycine max cultivar Williams 82 chromosome 7, Glycine_max_v4.0, whole genome shotgun sequence, a single window of DNA contains:
- the LOC100799616 gene encoding vacuolar cation/proton exchanger 5 isoform X1, with protein MRESRFHRTRLVLRLQHSLRVRQGQSDYLNRLNQYRQRVWTCKITGKSGLTYEEALVLEKHAAEKVQQIPEELVAPALRIIHYTDRLAGMIYRSIQVVVFSNKLNLLMPFGPLAILVQKLTGHLGWVFGLSLLGIMPLAERLGYATEQLAFYTGDTVGGLLNATFGNATELIISIYALKSGMTRVVQLSLLGSILSNMLLVLGCAFLCGGIVNHEKEQVFN; from the exons ATGCGAGAATCTCGGTTTCATCGGACTCGCCTTGTGCTCCGACTGCAACACTCTCTCCGAGTACGTCAAGGACAAAG TGATTATTTGAATCGTCTAAATCAATATCGCCAGAGAGTTTGGACTTGTAAAATTACTGGAAAATCTGGCTTGACTTATGAAGAGGCTCTGGTGTTAGAGAAGCATGCTGCTGAGAAAGTTCAACAGATTCCGGAAGAATTAGTGGCACCTGCTCTAAGGATTATCCATTACA CCGACAGGTTGGCGGGTATGATTTACAGGAGCATACAAGTTGTAGTCTTTTCTAACAAACTCAACTTGCTTATGCCTTTTGGGCCTCTTGCAATTCTTGTACAGAAGTTGACTGGTCATCTT GGTTGGGTCTTTGGTCTGAGTTTGTTGGGGATAATGCCTCTGGCAGAGCGATTAGGTTATGCTACCGA GCAGCTGGCGTTTTACACTGGAGATACTG TTGGGGGTCTTTTAAATGCTACATTTGGAAATGCAACAGAACTGATCATCTCAATATATGCACTGAAAAGTGGAATGACACGCGTTGTCCAGCTCTCTTTGCTGGGTTCAATTTTGTCCAATATGTTACTGGTGCTTGGGTGTGCATTCTTATGTGGTGGGATTGTTAATCACGAGAAGGAGCAAGTGTTTAACTAG
- the LOC100799616 gene encoding vacuolar cation/proton exchanger 5 isoform X2 — MRESRFHRTRLVLRLQHSLRVRQGQSDYLNRLNQYRQRVWTCKITGKSGLTYEEALVLEKHAAEKVQQIPEELVAPALRIIHYSGLQGWVFGLSLLGIMPLAERLGYATEQLAFYTGDTVGGLLNATFGNATELIISIYALKSGMTRVVQLSLLGSILSNMLLVLGCAFLCGGIVNHEKEQVFN; from the exons ATGCGAGAATCTCGGTTTCATCGGACTCGCCTTGTGCTCCGACTGCAACACTCTCTCCGAGTACGTCAAGGACAAAG TGATTATTTGAATCGTCTAAATCAATATCGCCAGAGAGTTTGGACTTGTAAAATTACTGGAAAATCTGGCTTGACTTATGAAGAGGCTCTGGTGTTAGAGAAGCATGCTGCTGAGAAAGTTCAACAGATTCCGGAAGAATTAGTGGCACCTGCTCTAAGGATTATCCATTACA GTGGACTGCAGGGTTGGGTCTTTGGTCTGAGTTTGTTGGGGATAATGCCTCTGGCAGAGCGATTAGGTTATGCTACCGA GCAGCTGGCGTTTTACACTGGAGATACTG TTGGGGGTCTTTTAAATGCTACATTTGGAAATGCAACAGAACTGATCATCTCAATATATGCACTGAAAAGTGGAATGACACGCGTTGTCCAGCTCTCTTTGCTGGGTTCAATTTTGTCCAATATGTTACTGGTGCTTGGGTGTGCATTCTTATGTGGTGGGATTGTTAATCACGAGAAGGAGCAAGTGTTTAACTAG
- the LOC100799616 gene encoding putative vacuolar cation/proton exchanger 6 isoform X3, with the protein MRESRFHRTRLVLRLQHSLRVRQGQSDYLNRLNQYRQRVWTCKITGKSGLTYEEALVLEKHAAEKVQQIPEELVAPALRIIHYTDRLAGMIYRSIQVVVFSNKLNLLMPFGPLAILVQKLTGHLGWVFGLSLLGIMPLAERLGYATEQLAFYTGDTGKLGVF; encoded by the exons ATGCGAGAATCTCGGTTTCATCGGACTCGCCTTGTGCTCCGACTGCAACACTCTCTCCGAGTACGTCAAGGACAAAG TGATTATTTGAATCGTCTAAATCAATATCGCCAGAGAGTTTGGACTTGTAAAATTACTGGAAAATCTGGCTTGACTTATGAAGAGGCTCTGGTGTTAGAGAAGCATGCTGCTGAGAAAGTTCAACAGATTCCGGAAGAATTAGTGGCACCTGCTCTAAGGATTATCCATTACA CCGACAGGTTGGCGGGTATGATTTACAGGAGCATACAAGTTGTAGTCTTTTCTAACAAACTCAACTTGCTTATGCCTTTTGGGCCTCTTGCAATTCTTGTACAGAAGTTGACTGGTCATCTT GGTTGGGTCTTTGGTCTGAGTTTGTTGGGGATAATGCCTCTGGCAGAGCGATTAGGTTATGCTACCGA GCAGCTGGCGTTTTACACTGGAGATACTGGTAAA TTGGGGGTCTTTTAA
- the LOC100777320 gene encoding aquaporin NIP6-1 — protein MSGGVTVPSVGYGQAFVAEFSVSFTLMFVVTAVANGTRAVRLFAGIVVGATVMINIHMAGAATGSSMNPARTLGPAIAAHNYKGIWIYLTAPILGSLCGAGAYTVLNRNTTMREE, from the exons ATGAGCGGTGGAGTGACGGTCCCTTCAGTGGGATATGGGCAAGCTTTCGTTGCAGAGTTCAGTGTCAGCTTTACTCTTATGTTCGTTGTCACTGCAGTGGCCAACGGCACAAGAGCT GTGCGATTGTTCGCGGGAATCGTGGTGGGAGCCACTGTCATGATCAACATACACATGGCGGG GGCAGCAACTGGGAGTTCAATGAACCCGGCTAGAACACTGGGTCCAGCAATTGCTGCACACAACTACAAGGGCATATGGATCTATCTCACAGCTCCAATACTTGGATCTCTATGTGGGGCAGGTGCCTACACTGTGCTCAATCGCAACACTACTATGCGTGAAGAGTGA